From a single Methylosinus sp. H3A genomic region:
- a CDS encoding M48 family metalloprotease: MDRKCDKRRALLTGLLIFALCAPARAEDDGPRVSIIRDAEIEQLLRDYTAPVFKAAGIHSGAAKIILVGDRSFNAFVADGQKIFVNTGALMEAKTPNEIIGVLAHETGHIAGGHLARGRQELAKATILSVAGMLASAGAMVAARGAFNRRDGQVGMDSAGAAGILLGPQEAVKRSLLAYQRGEEQAADRMAVRFLTATQQSAKGMLEVFNRFASESLFKTTAIDPYLQSHPLPNERISNLDQAAKQSPYFEAPDSPALQARHDLMRAKLIGFMGASGEAARRYPISDLSLPARYARVIADNRFGRLEDALRGADALTAADPKNPYFWELKGQILLEAGRANQAIAPLRKAAAIAGPGATPIRVLLGHALLSADDPKLLDEAVSVLANATQRDEDSADAWEFLSMAYFRKGENAKAQLAAAEGLFIAGKYVEARTQATRAQAQFKEGTQGWLKADDILTYRPPGSE, from the coding sequence ATGGATCGCAAATGCGACAAGCGGCGGGCGCTTCTCACCGGCCTCCTGATCTTCGCTCTCTGCGCGCCGGCGCGCGCGGAGGACGACGGCCCGCGCGTGTCGATCATCCGCGACGCGGAGATCGAGCAATTATTGCGCGATTATACCGCGCCCGTGTTCAAGGCGGCGGGTATCCATAGCGGCGCGGCCAAGATCATTCTGGTCGGCGACCGCTCCTTCAACGCTTTCGTCGCCGATGGGCAGAAGATCTTCGTCAATACGGGCGCGTTGATGGAGGCGAAGACGCCGAACGAGATCATCGGCGTTCTCGCGCATGAGACCGGCCATATCGCCGGAGGGCATTTGGCGCGCGGACGCCAGGAGCTCGCCAAGGCGACGATCCTCTCCGTCGCCGGAATGCTGGCGAGCGCCGGGGCCATGGTCGCGGCGCGCGGCGCCTTCAATCGCCGTGACGGCCAGGTGGGCATGGATTCGGCCGGCGCGGCGGGCATATTGCTCGGGCCCCAGGAGGCGGTGAAGCGCTCGCTTCTCGCCTATCAGCGCGGCGAGGAGCAGGCCGCCGACCGCATGGCGGTGCGCTTCCTCACCGCGACGCAGCAATCCGCCAAAGGAATGCTGGAGGTGTTCAACCGCTTCGCCAGCGAATCCTTGTTCAAGACGACGGCGATCGACCCTTATCTGCAGTCGCATCCTCTGCCCAATGAGCGCATCTCCAATCTCGATCAGGCGGCCAAGCAATCGCCCTATTTCGAGGCCCCGGACTCGCCCGCGCTGCAGGCGCGCCACGATCTGATGCGCGCAAAGCTCATCGGCTTCATGGGCGCCTCGGGCGAGGCGGCGAGGCGTTATCCGATCTCCGACCTCTCGCTGCCGGCGCGCTATGCGCGCGTCATCGCCGACAATCGTTTCGGCCGGCTCGAAGACGCGCTGCGCGGCGCCGATGCGCTCACCGCCGCCGATCCGAAGAATCCTTACTTTTGGGAGCTGAAGGGGCAGATTTTGCTCGAGGCCGGCCGCGCCAATCAGGCGATCGCGCCTCTGCGCAAGGCCGCGGCCATCGCCGGGCCCGGCGCGACGCCGATCCGCGTGCTGCTCGGCCATGCGCTGCTCTCGGCCGACGATCCCAAGCTGCTCGACGAGGCGGTGAGCGTGCTTGCCAACGCTACCCAGCGCGACGAGGACAGCGCGGACGCCTGGGAGTTTCTTTCCATGGCCTATTTTCGCAAGGGCGAGAACGCCAAGGCGCAGCTCGCGGCGGCGGAAGGCCTGTTCATCGCCGGCAAATATGTGGAGGCGCGCACCCAGGCGACGCGCGCCCAGGCGCAGTTCAAGGAAGGCACGCAAGGCTGGCTGAAGGCGGACGATATTCTGACCTATCGGCCGCCGGGGAGCGAGTGA
- a CDS encoding methyltransferase regulatory domain-containing protein, with product MIRLRMIRTDEKPPTEDLEQLIARMALKYDLLPYTSNPFPQTQPGRLGAIATLSGLEVAPLATARVLELGCAAGGNLIPLAARFAGARFVGVDLSRTQVAAGRARIARLGLSNIEILCRSFTELDATDGEFDYIVCHGVYSWAPAPVREAILRICRERLSPLGVAYVSYNVLPGWRMMQGLRDSLLLHVAETQDMRQRVAQARALLETLAAASPEGSLHKQALTAWKERFSQFSDDYIAHEFLEEVNDPCLFRDFVAAAEGAGLAFLAEAELPSMILENYPPQTAEEARRLGGGQLLAVEQYLDLLTGRTFRQSLLIARERFDRVRRDIAPDAMEGLAFLTAGDLRIEREGEGGRVIDAAGRFLSTTSPAVLDCLERLLARFPAPSVLDDLLPVEAEDAAERRALARDALLKMTLIGMAAVTIDAVGASPEPGPHAKSWVVAADDAARGENFTTNLRHERVALGPVAQALLPKIDGVATATDLAAHLVRLGKDGRLTFARDGSPVADDEAMLRIAEEQTAICLQLLAKNALLTA from the coding sequence GTGATCCGGCTGCGCATGATCCGAACCGACGAGAAGCCGCCGACCGAGGACTTGGAGCAGCTCATCGCGCGCATGGCGCTGAAATATGATCTGCTTCCCTATACCTCCAATCCTTTCCCGCAGACGCAGCCGGGCCGGCTCGGGGCCATCGCCACATTGTCGGGGCTGGAGGTCGCGCCACTCGCGACGGCGCGGGTGCTGGAGCTCGGCTGCGCAGCCGGCGGCAATCTCATTCCGCTCGCCGCGCGATTCGCCGGGGCGCGATTCGTCGGCGTCGATCTCTCGCGCACACAGGTCGCGGCGGGCCGCGCCCGCATCGCCCGTCTCGGCCTCTCCAATATCGAAATCCTCTGCCGCAGCTTCACCGAGCTCGACGCGACCGACGGCGAGTTCGACTATATCGTGTGTCACGGCGTCTATAGCTGGGCGCCCGCCCCGGTGCGCGAGGCGATCCTGCGCATCTGTCGCGAGCGCCTGTCGCCGCTCGGCGTCGCCTATGTCAGCTATAATGTGCTGCCCGGCTGGCGCATGATGCAGGGCCTGCGCGACAGCCTGCTGCTGCATGTGGCCGAAACGCAGGACATGCGCCAACGCGTGGCGCAAGCGCGCGCGCTGCTCGAGACGCTCGCCGCCGCGAGCCCGGAAGGCAGCCTGCACAAGCAGGCGCTGACCGCTTGGAAAGAGCGTTTTTCGCAATTTTCAGACGATTATATCGCGCATGAATTTCTGGAGGAGGTCAACGACCCCTGCCTGTTCCGCGATTTCGTCGCCGCGGCAGAAGGCGCGGGCCTCGCCTTTCTCGCAGAGGCGGAGCTGCCGTCGATGATTCTCGAGAATTATCCGCCGCAGACAGCCGAAGAGGCGCGCAGGCTCGGCGGCGGCCAGCTGCTCGCCGTCGAGCAATATCTCGACCTGCTGACGGGCCGGACCTTCCGCCAGAGCCTGCTGATCGCGCGCGAGCGATTCGATCGCGTGCGCCGCGACATCGCCCCGGACGCGATGGAAGGACTCGCGTTTCTGACCGCCGGCGATTTGAGGATCGAGCGGGAAGGGGAGGGCGGCCGCGTCATCGACGCCGCCGGGCGCTTCCTTTCGACGACCTCGCCGGCGGTGCTCGATTGCCTCGAGCGATTGCTCGCCCGCTTTCCGGCGCCTTCCGTCCTCGACGACCTTCTGCCCGTGGAGGCCGAGGACGCCGCCGAGCGACGAGCGCTGGCGCGCGACGCATTGCTGAAAATGACGCTCATCGGCATGGCTGCCGTCACGATCGACGCCGTCGGCGCGTCGCCGGAGCCTGGCCCGCATGCGAAGAGCTGGGTCGTCGCCGCGGACGACGCCGCGCGGGGCGAGAATTTCACCACCAATCTCCGGCATGAGCGCGTCGCCCTCGGCCCCGTCGCTCAGGCGCTCTTGCCGAAGATCGACGGCGTCGCCACGGCGACCGATCTCGCAGCCCATCTCGTGCGCCTCGGCAAGGACGGGCGTTTGACCTTCGCTCGGGACGGCTCGCCGGTCGCCGACGACGAGGCGATGCTGCGGATCGCCGAAGAACAGACCGCGATTTGCCTGCAATTATTGGCGAAAAACGCGCTTTTGACTGCCTGA
- the rplJ gene encoding 50S ribosomal protein L10: protein MDRAEKAQAVAALNEVFAKTPVVVVAQYSGLTVAQMQKLRKHARESGASVQVAKNRLAKIALDGTSVASIGSLLKGPTLIAYSDDPVAAPKVAAAFAKDHDKFVILGGALGAQALDPDGVKSLATLPSLDELRAKIVGLIQAPATKLAQLTTAPAGKLARVVQAYADKDANAA from the coding sequence GTGGACAGAGCGGAGAAAGCCCAAGCCGTCGCGGCGTTGAACGAGGTCTTTGCGAAGACCCCGGTCGTCGTCGTGGCGCAATACTCCGGCCTGACCGTCGCCCAGATGCAGAAGCTGCGCAAGCACGCTCGTGAATCTGGCGCGTCCGTTCAGGTCGCCAAGAACCGCCTCGCCAAAATCGCTCTCGACGGCACGAGCGTCGCCTCTATCGGCTCCCTTCTGAAGGGACCGACCCTGATCGCCTATTCGGACGATCCGGTGGCGGCGCCGAAGGTCGCTGCAGCCTTCGCCAAGGATCACGACAAATTCGTCATCCTGGGCGGCGCGCTCGGCGCCCAAGCGCTCGACCCGGACGGTGTGAAGTCGCTCGCGACTCTCCCGTCGCTCGACGAGCTGCGCGCGAAGATCGTGGGCCTTATCCAGGCGCCCGCGACGAAGCTCGCGCAGCTCACGACCGCTCCGGCTGGAAAGCTGGCGCGCGTGGTCCAGGCCTATGCCGACAAAGACGCGAACGCGGCCTGA
- the pdxA gene encoding 4-hydroxythreonine-4-phosphate dehydrogenase PdxA codes for MPASLPLALTQGDPSGIGPELTLKAWIARRARALPPFFVLADPAQLARTAAALGLEIALREVAPQEARAVFDTALPVVPHGFSVCGAPGAADPADAVATIRSIERAVELVVGGEARALVTNPIAKNVLYAAGFAHPGHTEFLAALAERRFGRSFRPVMMLYAEELAVVPATIHVALAEVPRLLTRALLVETGEIVAADLTSRFGLASPRLAFAGLNPHAGESGAMGREEIEVIAPAVAELRARGIDASGPHPADTMFHAAARARYDVAICPTHDQALIPIKTLAFDRGVNVTLGLPFVRTSPDHGTAFDIAGKGIAEATSLIEAIRLADRMTTR; via the coding sequence TTGCCTGCCTCACTCCCTCTCGCCCTCACCCAAGGCGATCCGTCCGGGATCGGCCCCGAGCTCACGCTGAAGGCCTGGATCGCGCGGCGCGCGCGGGCGCTGCCGCCGTTCTTCGTGCTCGCCGATCCGGCGCAGCTCGCCCGCACTGCGGCCGCGCTCGGGCTCGAGATCGCGCTGCGGGAGGTCGCGCCGCAGGAGGCGCGCGCGGTCTTCGACACGGCTCTGCCGGTCGTCCCGCATGGGTTTTCGGTTTGCGGCGCCCCGGGCGCGGCAGACCCCGCCGACGCCGTGGCGACGATCCGCTCCATCGAGCGGGCCGTCGAGCTCGTGGTCGGCGGCGAAGCGCGCGCTCTCGTCACCAATCCGATCGCCAAAAATGTGCTCTACGCCGCGGGTTTCGCGCATCCCGGCCATACGGAATTTCTCGCGGCGCTGGCCGAGCGGCGGTTCGGCCGCAGCTTCCGCCCGGTGATGATGCTCTATGCGGAGGAGCTCGCCGTCGTTCCGGCGACCATCCATGTCGCGCTCGCCGAGGTTCCGCGCCTGCTCACCCGCGCGCTGCTGGTGGAGACGGGCGAGATCGTCGCCGCCGATCTTACGTCCCGCTTCGGCCTCGCTTCGCCGCGGCTCGCCTTCGCCGGGCTCAATCCGCACGCCGGCGAGAGCGGCGCCATGGGGCGCGAGGAGATCGAGGTCATCGCTCCCGCCGTCGCCGAGCTGCGCGCGCGGGGAATAGACGCCAGCGGCCCGCATCCGGCAGACACCATGTTCCACGCCGCCGCCCGCGCGCGCTATGACGTCGCCATCTGCCCCACGCACGACCAGGCGTTGATCCCGATCAAGACCTTGGCCTTCGACCGCGGCGTCAATGTCACTTTGGGCCTGCCCTTCGTGCGCACATCGCCGGACCACGGCACCGCCTTCGACATAGCCGGCAAGGGAATCGCCGAGGCGACGAGCCTCATAGAGGCGATCCGCCTCGCCGACCGCATGACGACGCGATGA
- the nusG gene encoding transcription termination/antitermination protein NusG codes for MSMRWYIVHAYSNFEKKVAESIREQAAQRNLADQFEEILVPTEQVVEVRRGRKVSSERKFFPGYVLVKCDLSDQVFSLIKNTPKVTGFLGADNKPMPISEAEAMRIKGQVAEGVERPKPSISFEIGETVRVADGPFASFNGVVEEVDDARSRLKVAVSIFGRPTPVELEFAQVEKV; via the coding sequence GTGAGCATGCGCTGGTATATCGTCCACGCCTATTCGAACTTCGAGAAGAAGGTCGCCGAATCCATTCGCGAGCAGGCGGCGCAGCGGAATCTCGCCGATCAGTTCGAGGAGATTCTCGTGCCGACGGAGCAGGTGGTCGAAGTGCGCCGCGGCCGCAAGGTGAGCTCGGAGCGCAAATTTTTCCCCGGCTATGTGCTGGTGAAATGCGACCTTTCCGACCAGGTCTTCTCGCTCATCAAGAACACGCCGAAAGTGACCGGCTTTCTCGGCGCCGACAATAAGCCGATGCCGATCAGCGAGGCGGAGGCGATGCGTATCAAGGGCCAGGTGGCCGAGGGCGTCGAGCGCCCCAAGCCCTCGATCTCCTTCGAGATCGGCGAGACGGTGCGCGTGGCCGATGGTCCCTTCGCCTCCTTCAACGGCGTGGTGGAAGAAGTCGACGACGCCCGCTCGCGGCTCAAAGTGGCCGTGTCCATCTTCGGCCGGCCGACGCCTGTGGAGCTGGAATTCGCGCAGGTGGAGAAGGTTTGA
- a CDS encoding PAS domain-containing protein, translating into MRHPANRILFDYWRGFKGERAAPDCHEMDLANTFRTLSDAFVIETELSYFVPAKLCGARVGAFWPPERPSRSFLGIWSEAGREDVRTILRIVTDDATPVVAGAKGYLVGGIEIADFELLLLPVRFFGKTHARVLGSLAPGERPLWLGRTPVEALSIVSLRVLGEDTALMLPIPPGTPTRDLPRRPRFTVYEGDAAYEWDATPNSSTREDDPSRR; encoded by the coding sequence ATGAGACATCCAGCCAATAGAATATTGTTCGATTATTGGAGGGGCTTCAAAGGCGAACGTGCGGCCCCCGACTGCCATGAGATGGATCTGGCCAACACGTTTCGGACCCTTTCCGATGCTTTCGTCATCGAAACGGAGCTGAGCTATTTCGTTCCGGCCAAGCTCTGCGGCGCGCGCGTCGGCGCTTTTTGGCCGCCGGAGCGACCGAGCCGATCATTCCTCGGAATTTGGAGCGAGGCCGGTCGCGAGGATGTGAGAACGATCCTGCGCATCGTCACCGACGACGCGACGCCGGTCGTCGCCGGCGCGAAGGGCTATCTGGTCGGCGGGATCGAAATCGCGGATTTCGAGCTCCTGCTCCTGCCGGTCCGGTTTTTCGGGAAGACGCACGCCCGCGTGCTGGGCTCTCTGGCGCCGGGAGAGCGGCCGTTATGGCTCGGGCGGACTCCGGTCGAGGCGCTGAGCATCGTGTCGCTGCGCGTGCTCGGAGAGGATACGGCTCTGATGTTGCCGATTCCCCCGGGGACGCCGACGCGGGATCTGCCGAGGCGGCCGCGTTTCACGGTCTATGAGGGCGACGCTGCGTACGAGTGGGACGCGACCCCGAATAGTTCGACGCGAGAAGACGACCCCTCGCGTCGATGA
- the rplA gene encoding 50S ribosomal protein L1: MAHIGKRIAKAREGVERTKLYPVDEAIKLVRASATAKFDESIEIAMNLGVDPKHADQMVRGVVNLPNGTGRTLRVAVFARGPKADEAKAAGADIVGAEELVAIVQGGTIEFDRCIATPELMPLVGRLGKVLGPRGLMPNPKVGTVTMDVAGAVKASKGGAVEFRVEKAGIVQGTVGKTSFEEGKLAENIRAFVDAVAKAKPAGSKGTYIQRVALSSTQGPGVKVDVATLGATQS; the protein is encoded by the coding sequence ATGGCCCATATCGGAAAACGCATCGCCAAGGCCCGTGAGGGCGTCGAGCGCACCAAGCTCTATCCCGTCGACGAGGCGATCAAGCTGGTTCGCGCCAGCGCCACCGCCAAATTCGACGAGTCGATCGAGATCGCCATGAATCTCGGCGTCGACCCAAAGCACGCGGACCAGATGGTGCGCGGCGTCGTCAATCTGCCGAACGGCACCGGCCGCACGCTGCGCGTCGCCGTTTTCGCCCGCGGCCCCAAGGCCGATGAGGCCAAGGCCGCCGGCGCCGACATCGTCGGCGCCGAGGAGCTCGTCGCCATCGTCCAGGGCGGCACGATCGAATTCGATCGCTGCATCGCCACGCCCGAGCTGATGCCGCTCGTCGGCCGACTCGGCAAGGTGCTGGGCCCGCGCGGCCTGATGCCGAACCCCAAGGTCGGCACGGTGACGATGGATGTCGCCGGAGCGGTGAAAGCCTCCAAGGGCGGCGCGGTCGAGTTCCGCGTCGAGAAGGCCGGCATCGTGCAAGGCACGGTGGGCAAGACCTCCTTCGAAGAGGGCAAGCTCGCCGAGAACATCCGCGCCTTCGTGGACGCGGTGGCCAAGGCGAAGCCCGCCGGCTCCAAGGGCACCTACATCCAGCGCGTTGCGTTGAGCTCCACCCAGGGGCCCGGCGTGAAGGTGGATGTGGCGACGCTCGGCGCGACGCAGTCCTGA
- the rsmA gene encoding 16S rRNA (adenine(1518)-N(6)/adenine(1519)-N(6))-dimethyltransferase RsmA, with translation MIDDLPPLREVVARHGLMASKALGQNFLFDLNLTARIARAAGPLEGASVVEIGPGPGGLTRALLAGGASRVVAVERDARCIPALREIEARYPDRLVIVEGDALAADPAELVRLHGLGGPARICANLPYNIATELLCRWIEAEPWPSLFDRYVLMFQREVAERIVATPAQRADYGRLAVLCGWRTRARILFDLSPAAFTPPPKVTSSVVELVPNPSPLPCDPKLLSQVARAAFGQRRKMLRQSLKALPVPGLDVAELLAAAGIEETRRAEEIDIGGFVALAQALAVLS, from the coding sequence ATGATCGACGATCTGCCGCCTTTGCGCGAGGTGGTCGCGCGCCACGGGCTGATGGCCAGCAAGGCGCTCGGCCAGAATTTTCTCTTCGATCTCAATCTCACGGCCCGCATCGCCCGCGCCGCCGGCCCGCTCGAGGGCGCGAGCGTGGTCGAGATCGGGCCGGGGCCGGGCGGCCTCACCAGGGCGCTGCTCGCCGGGGGCGCCTCCCGCGTCGTCGCCGTCGAGCGCGACGCGCGCTGCATTCCGGCGCTGCGCGAGATCGAGGCGCGATATCCCGATCGCCTCGTCATCGTGGAGGGCGACGCGCTCGCGGCCGATCCGGCCGAGCTCGTAAGGCTGCATGGCCTCGGCGGCCCGGCCCGCATCTGCGCCAATCTTCCCTATAATATCGCCACGGAGCTGCTCTGCCGCTGGATCGAGGCGGAGCCCTGGCCCTCCCTCTTCGATCGCTATGTGCTGATGTTCCAGCGCGAGGTCGCCGAGCGCATCGTCGCGACGCCGGCGCAGCGCGCCGATTATGGACGGCTCGCCGTGCTCTGCGGCTGGCGGACGCGCGCGCGCATTTTGTTCGATCTATCGCCCGCGGCTTTCACGCCGCCGCCCAAGGTCACCTCCTCGGTGGTGGAGCTCGTTCCCAACCCTTCGCCGCTCCCCTGCGATCCCAAGCTCTTGTCGCAGGTGGCGCGCGCCGCTTTCGGCCAGCGGCGCAAAATGCTGCGTCAGAGCCTGAAGGCCCTGCCCGTTCCGGGCCTCGACGTCGCCGAGCTGCTCGCCGCCGCCGGCATAGAGGAGACGCGTCGCGCCGAGGAGATCGACATCGGCGGATTCGTCGCATTGGCGCAGGCTCTGGCCGTTCTATCTTGA
- a CDS encoding isochorismatase family protein has product MTSISIGSPPRRALIVVDAQNDYDGGALAIRHPPIRDSLANVARAMDAAATAGVGIVVVEQLAPQDSPVFAKGGQGAELHPEIAKRPRDHRVEKTLPSAFAGTDLEEWLRAAAVDTVAVAGYMTHNCVLSTIIHAVHMGFAVEFLSDAAGSIPYLNSAGYASASDIHRVVNVVLQSRFAAVLETAEWIDRLETGALPERDDIYASYRRALAHEAG; this is encoded by the coding sequence ATGACTTCGATTTCCATCGGTTCGCCGCCTCGCCGCGCGCTCATCGTCGTCGACGCGCAGAACGATTATGACGGCGGCGCTCTGGCGATCCGGCATCCACCCATTCGCGACAGCCTCGCGAATGTGGCGCGCGCGATGGATGCGGCGGCGACCGCGGGCGTCGGAATCGTCGTCGTCGAGCAACTCGCGCCGCAGGACAGCCCGGTCTTCGCCAAAGGCGGCCAGGGCGCCGAACTGCATCCCGAAATCGCGAAGCGGCCGCGCGACCATCGGGTCGAAAAGACGCTGCCGAGCGCCTTCGCCGGAACCGACCTCGAGGAATGGCTGCGCGCAGCCGCCGTCGATACGGTCGCGGTCGCAGGCTACATGACTCATAATTGCGTGCTCTCGACCATTATCCACGCCGTGCATATGGGCTTTGCGGTCGAGTTTCTGTCCGACGCCGCAGGATCGATCCCCTATCTCAACAGCGCCGGCTACGCCTCCGCCTCGGACATCCATCGCGTCGTGAACGTCGTGCTGCAGTCGCGGTTCGCGGCGGTCCTCGAGACGGCCGAGTGGATCGATCGCCTCGAGACCGGCGCGCTGCCGGAACGCGACGACATCTACGCCTCTTATCGGCGCGCGCTGGCGCATGAGGCTGGTTAG
- a CDS encoding helix-turn-helix domain-containing protein, with protein sequence MADPIVAVVAYDGISLFHLSAPCLIFGEDQTQLGLPRFDFRVCALEDGAMRTDAGLTLTTPHRLSGLDDADIVVVPSWKELDKPPPAALVEALRLSHARGALLVGLCLGAFALAATGVLAGRRATTHWAYADKLRALYPDIAVEPEVLYIDNGDVVTSAGVAAGLDCCLHIVRARYGADAALRLARRIVLSPHRQGGQAQFIERPVAKTPKADRFARALDRVRATLDEPHSLDRVAEAAGLTRRTFTRRFQKTIGASFGEWLVDRRLEEAQRLLESTDDSIDSIAFRTGFGTAASLRRRFAERLEIAPTQYRRAFSKRAEPVRTAGTPGSRNRTSG encoded by the coding sequence ATGGCCGATCCGATCGTCGCCGTCGTCGCCTATGACGGCATCAGCCTCTTCCACCTCTCTGCGCCGTGCCTGATCTTCGGCGAGGATCAGACGCAGCTCGGTCTGCCGCGCTTCGACTTTCGGGTCTGCGCGCTGGAGGACGGCGCCATGCGAACCGACGCGGGACTGACTCTGACCACGCCGCACCGGCTCTCCGGCCTCGACGACGCGGACATCGTCGTGGTTCCGAGCTGGAAGGAGCTCGACAAACCGCCGCCGGCGGCGCTCGTGGAGGCGTTGCGGCTGTCGCATGCGCGCGGCGCATTGCTGGTCGGACTCTGCCTCGGCGCCTTCGCCTTGGCGGCGACCGGAGTGCTGGCGGGGCGGCGGGCGACGACGCATTGGGCCTATGCCGACAAGCTGCGCGCGCTGTACCCGGATATCGCCGTCGAGCCCGAGGTGCTCTATATCGACAATGGCGATGTCGTCACATCCGCCGGTGTGGCCGCGGGGCTCGACTGCTGTCTCCATATCGTCCGCGCCCGCTACGGCGCCGACGCCGCGCTGCGTCTCGCGAGGCGCATCGTGCTTTCTCCGCACCGGCAGGGCGGTCAGGCGCAGTTCATCGAACGCCCCGTCGCGAAGACGCCGAAGGCCGACCGTTTCGCGCGCGCGCTCGACAGGGTTCGCGCCACGCTCGACGAGCCCCACAGCCTGGACCGCGTGGCGGAGGCGGCGGGCTTGACCCGGCGGACTTTCACACGCCGCTTCCAGAAGACGATTGGAGCGAGCTTCGGCGAGTGGCTCGTGGATCGACGGCTCGAGGAGGCGCAACGTCTGCTCGAATCGACCGACGACTCGATCGACTCGATCGCCTTTCGAACCGGCTTCGGCACGGCTGCGTCTTTGCGCCGGCGTTTCGCCGAGCGGCTCGAGATCGCGCCGACACAGTATCGGCGCGCCTTTTCCAAACGGGCGGAACCGGTCCGGACGGCCGGAACGCCCGGCTCGCGCAATCGAACCAGCGGTTAG
- the rplK gene encoding 50S ribosomal protein L11 — MAKKIAGYIKLQVPAGAANPSPPIGPALGQRGLNIMEFCKAFNAKTAQMEKGTPIPVIITAFQDRSFTFELKQPPVSFFLKQAAGVKSGSKTTGRGFVGQVTRAQIREIAAKKIQDLNTTSIDAAAAMIEGSARSIGLEVVG; from the coding sequence ATGGCGAAGAAAATCGCCGGCTACATCAAGCTGCAAGTGCCGGCGGGCGCGGCCAATCCCTCGCCGCCCATCGGTCCCGCGCTCGGTCAGCGCGGCCTCAACATCATGGAATTCTGCAAGGCCTTCAACGCCAAGACGGCGCAGATGGAGAAGGGGACGCCGATCCCCGTCATCATCACGGCCTTTCAGGACCGCTCCTTCACCTTCGAGCTGAAGCAGCCGCCGGTGTCCTTCTTCCTCAAGCAGGCGGCGGGCGTCAAATCGGGCTCGAAGACGACCGGGCGCGGCTTCGTCGGCCAGGTCACGCGGGCGCAGATCCGCGAGATCGCCGCGAAGAAGATCCAGGATCTCAACACGACGTCGATCGACGCGGCCGCGGCGATGATCGAGGGCTCCGCCCGTTCCATCGGCCTCGAAGTGGTGGGGTGA
- a CDS encoding alpha/beta fold hydrolase, whose translation MIRADESFGGSFPFAPHFTDAPGFLMHYVDEGFRDGDVVLCLHGEPTWGYLYRHLAVALAGTHRVVVPDHMGFGKSATPPDRSYWLQDHIDNLDSFVSALDLRDITLVMHDFGGPVGMGLAARRPDRIRRLISINGPTPFGQTDLLARLTANFAEAPWFQWVSNAQKEGRLETVLGELGFNILSVLKLNGFENNALIDDIWLSAYASHFTRPVDCLGAIGWAKGVAIGAHRFEAPDAAALRAIRALPALAIWGEADRTLRAEHFLPLFTDLWPSAPIHRLAGIGHYSLEDAPAPIASLVGEFLRGT comes from the coding sequence ATGATTCGAGCCGATGAAAGTTTCGGCGGCAGCTTCCCCTTCGCGCCGCATTTCACCGACGCCCCTGGATTCCTCATGCACTACGTCGACGAGGGATTTCGCGACGGCGACGTCGTTCTCTGTCTGCACGGCGAACCGACCTGGGGCTATTTGTATCGACATCTGGCGGTTGCGCTCGCCGGAACGCATCGCGTCGTCGTTCCGGACCACATGGGGTTCGGCAAGAGCGCGACGCCGCCCGACCGCAGCTATTGGCTGCAGGATCACATCGACAATCTCGATAGCTTCGTTTCCGCGCTCGATCTGCGCGATATCACGCTCGTGATGCATGATTTCGGCGGCCCGGTCGGCATGGGCCTCGCGGCGCGGCGCCCGGACCGCATTCGCAGACTGATCTCGATCAACGGTCCGACGCCCTTCGGTCAAACCGATCTTCTCGCGCGGCTGACGGCGAATTTCGCCGAAGCGCCCTGGTTCCAATGGGTCTCGAACGCCCAGAAGGAAGGACGTCTCGAGACCGTCCTCGGCGAGCTCGGCTTCAACATTCTGAGCGTGCTGAAGCTGAACGGATTCGAGAACAATGCGCTCATCGACGACATATGGCTCTCGGCCTACGCGTCGCATTTCACGCGCCCCGTGGATTGCCTCGGCGCGATCGGCTGGGCGAAGGGCGTCGCCATCGGCGCGCATCGCTTCGAGGCTCCCGACGCCGCCGCTCTGCGCGCGATCCGCGCCCTGCCGGCGCTGGCGATCTGGGGAGAGGCCGACCGCACGCTGAGGGCCGAACATTTCCTGCCGCTTTTCACCGATCTGTGGCCGTCGGCGCCGATCCATCGGCTCGCGGGCATCGGACACTATTCGCTCGAGGACGCGCCGGCTCCGATCGCATCGCTCGTCGGAGAGTTCCTCCGCGGGACGTAG
- the secE gene encoding preprotein translocase subunit SecE, whose translation MANPFQFLQDVRSEATKVVWPTRRETLITSGLVVLMVLAASLFFVVVDQGLRLAVGMLLKIGQ comes from the coding sequence ATGGCCAATCCGTTTCAGTTTCTGCAGGACGTGCGCTCGGAAGCGACCAAGGTCGTTTGGCCGACGCGCCGCGAGACCTTGATCACCTCCGGGCTGGTGGTGCTCATGGTGCTCGCCGCGAGTCTGTTCTTCGTCGTCGTGGATCAGGGGCTGCGCCTCGCTGTCGGCATGCTGCTGAAAATCGGCCAGTAA